CTTAATATGTCCGTTTATTCCTTTTTATTAGCTAATGGTAAAAATATTTTCATGATAGTGCCTTCCCCGGGATGGCTTTTAACCTGTATTTCACCATTGTATTTCTTCACAAGATTGTGCACAATGTATAATCCCAGGCCGGTACCAAGTCCTACATCCTTGGTGGTGAAAAAAGGTTCGAATATCCGGTTGATATTCTTTTCACTGATGCCACAGCCACTATCTTCAACATGGATTATGGCATACCGTTCAGGATGATTTTCATTTCCGCTCTTTATTTGTGTTTCATCGGCATAGGCACAGCGCACAACAATGGATAACCTGCCTTTTCCTTCCATCGCATGAATGGCATTGGTGATCAGATTCTGGATAATCTGGTGCAAATGGACAGGGTTCACATTCACAAAACCGCAATCATCCAGTTCTGCATTGAAATCAATTGCTTCCGGTATGGTGTCTTTGATCAGGTCAAGAATATTGCTTACCATCTCCTTCAGGTTGATATCTTCCCGGTGATCATCCGGATAATTTGTGAAGGACACGATTTGCTGAAGCAATTGCTTTCCGCGTTCCTGGGCCAGAAGAATTTTCTCCAGGTTTTTTCTCAATTTATTGTTATTTCCTGCTTCTTTCAGCGCCATTTCGGTATATAACTGCATTCCCAGAATAAGGTTGTTGAAATCATGCGCAATGCCGCCCGCAAGTGTTCCTATGGCCTGAAGCTTTTCGGCCTGTTTCAGCCTCTCTTCCAGCTGATGCGGTTCGGTAATGTCTTCTATAATACCGTCATAATAAATTTGACCATCAGGACTTTTATACACCTTTCCCCTGTCTTTTACAATAATTTGTGTTCCGTCTTTCCGTTTGAGATGAATTTCCGGCTGGTAGTATTCTCTGCCAGGTTCATGATATTGCAGGAGTTTTTCCCTTTCACCCGGTTCACTGTAAAAATCCTGCACCGGATGGGCAAATATTTCCTCCGGAGAATCGTATCCCAGCATGTTGATGAAAGCCCGATTGGCAAACAGGAGTTTTCCTTCGCGACTGGTACGGTAAATACCTACCGGAAGCCGGTTTGTTAATGACCGGTATTTTTCTTCACTTTCCAGGAGTGCTTCTTCTGCCTGCTTGATGGCTGAAATGTCCACAACAAATCCTCTGAAACCCTCCGGTTTTCCATCCTGGTATTTTACATCGGAGTATATCAGAACGGGTATTGTTGAACCATCTTTTCTTCTTGCAACATATGAATTTCCCTTAATTGCTTCTCCCGAAAGAAGTTTTTTTATGTTTTCTTTTAAGCGTGGCTGATCTTCAGGAACAATCAGATCAAAGGCATTGATTTTGTCATCCTTTGTATAGCCGAATATTTTGTAGGAACTCTCATTAAGGAACAAAAAATTCCCTTCCATATCAATTTCAAAAACTGTTTCAGGCAGAAGCTGGGCAAACTCCTTGAATTGCGAGTTGCTTTTCTGCAGTTCCTCCATCATCTGGTGGTGCCGCGTGGAATCAAAACCAAGGCAGGCAATTCCGTCAAATTTTCCTTCATGTTCAATTGCCCACCAGATACAGTTCAGGTAAAGGCTGTTGCCATTGGCACTTTGAATACGTACTTCGATAAAACTTTTTCGCGAATGATCCTCTTCCCATGGTGTCCTGAGCGATTTTTCCGGCCCAATAAAATCCGCCAACCGGTAAATATGTTCTTCCGGCCTGCAACCTGAAAAAGACAAGCCTTCCTGATTGATATAGGAAAGACGGAGAAACCGGTTGAATTCGCAATAAATAACAGGAGAACGCTGAAACAACATTCTCAAAAAATCCCTCTCAGAACGGGATATCCGGTATGAATCGTTCTGAAACTGCATCAACCTGATTGGCGGGATAAATATACAAAAGAGCTTTTGTTATCCAACGAACTAAAAAGCCTGTTGGTGTAAACAACCAACAGGCTTTACTATTGTATTCTGATTGAGATACTTACCAGATAACAGCCCGTTCTTCTTCCGGCAGATACATCGGATCTCCCGGCTTAATATCAAACGATTTATAAAATTCGGGCATGTTGCGCAGAGGGCCGTTCACCCTGAATCTTCCGAGACTGTGCACATCTTCTTTGGTCCGGCGAAGGATTTCCTGATCCCTTATATTCTGAGCCCATACATGTGCATAGCCAAGGAAAAAACGTTGATCCGGTGTAAATCCGTCAATTCTGGTATTGCTCTTCCCTTCCTCCGTCATTTTGAAGGCAGTATAGGCAACATTAAGACCTCCCAGATCGGCAATATTCTCTCCCAAAGTCAGTTTGCCGTTTGCATGGGTTGAATCAAGCACAACATACTGATCGTATTGCTTTACGAGTATTTCGGTCCGTTCATTGAAGCGTTTGGCATCTTCCGGAGTCCACCATTCACTTAAATTCCCATCCTTATCAAATTTACGCCCTTCATCGTCAAAGCCATGCGTCATTTCATGTCCTATTACCATGCCTATCGCTCCGTAATTCACTGCATCGTCAGCTGTCATAGAGAAGAAGGGTGGCTGAAGAATTCCGGCCGGGAAAACAATTTCATTGTTCGATGGATTATAATAAGCATTAACCGTTTGCGGCGTCATTTGCCATTCCATCGGATCAACGGGCTTGTTAACCTTGGAAAGCATATAAGCCCGGTTGAACCGCTCTGCTTCGATTACATTTTCAATGTAACTGCTTTCTCCAACTTTCAGTTCCGAATAATCACGCCATTTATCCGGGTACCCGATTTTTACCTTCATGGCAGCAAGTTTCTCCAGTGCCTTCTGTTTGGTGGTATCACTCATCCAGGTTAGATTCTGTATGCGCTCTCCCAGAGCTTTCCGCAGATTCTCAACCAGGGTGAGCATCCGTTGTTTTGCTTCCGGAGGGAAATATTCCTTGACGTATGCTTCTCCTATAGCCTCGCCAAGGGCATAACTGGCTGTATTCAGAACCCGTTTCCAGCGTGGCTGCATCTCCTCTTTTCCCGACATTGTCTTTCCGTAAAAAGCAAAATGGGCTTGTTCAAATGGTTCGCTGACGTAAGGGGCTGATTCGTTCAGCACATTCCAGCAGAAATAAAGTTTCCATGTTTCCACAGGAACCTTATTAAGCAATTCGCCGGCAGCTTTAAAGAAATCCGGCTGGGCTACATTCACTTCTCCCGGGTCGGTTACGCCGATCCCTTCAAAGTACCTCTTCCACGATATCTGAGGTACTTCCTTCTGCAGTTGGGCCAGCGACATTTTATGGTACACATTATCCGGATCGCGCATGGCAAGCCGCGACATGGATGCTTTGGCGAGCTGGGTTTCCAGATCAAAAATCAAACGGGCAGCTTCCCTGGCTTCTTTCTCATTCTTGCCCGATAATGTGAAGATTGTAGTGATATAATCAAGATATTTCTCCCTGATTTCCTTCATGCGGACATTATCCTCAAGATAATAATCCCGGTCAGGCATTCCCAGTCCGCCTTGCCATAACCATGCCAGCATCCACCGGCTGTTTTTGCTGTCAGCCTCAGCAAATATATTGAACAGTGGACTTATAGAATGCGCATGCATGCTGATAAGGAATTCCTTAACTTCCTCGCGGCTTTTTATCCCTTCTATTTGTTTCAGCAACGGTTCCAGTGGCTTAATCCCCGCCTGATTGATGGCTGCTGTATCCATCCCTGTTTTCAGAAATAGCCCAATCTTCGCAGCAACCGGATCATCCGATCCTGCTGTTTTTGCCATCTTTTCCGTGAGTTTTCTCAGTGCTTCAAGATTTTCTTCCTGCAGCTTGTCAAACGTTCCATATCGGCTGTATTCCGGCTTCAGAGGATTCTTTTGCATCCAGCCTCCGTTGGCAAACTGATAAAAATCAGTGCCCGGCTGCACCGAAAGATCCATGTCCGTCTTGTCAATACCTGTATACTTATTTTCTTTCATACATGAGGTCACTAAACTGATAAAAAGAAGAATTAAACCGAAATGGCACACTGAGCGTATTTTATGTTCTCGCTTCATATAAAAAGTTTTTATGGATCTGCAACTTTTGTCAATCAATTAAACTGCAGAAGGGTTTTCTTGATAATATCCAGGGCTTCCCTCAGCTGTTCCTCTGTTATTACCAGAGGCGGAGCAAAACGGATGATATGCTGATGCGTCGGTTTGGCCAGCAATCCGTTTTCCTTCAGTGCCAGGCAAACATCCCAGGCTTCCTTTCCGTTTTTTGGCCGAATAACAATAGCATTCAGCAATCCTTTTCCCCTGACGATTTCAACCATCTCATGCCGGAACGATTTTAATTCCTGCCGGAAGATTTCGCCAAGCCGGGCTGCATTTTCCGGAAGCTTCTCGTCACGGATTACTTCAAGCGCCGCAATGGCAACCTTGGCAGCAAGAGGATTCCCTCCAAATGTGGATCCATGCTCGCCAGGTTTGATGCACAACATGATATCATCATCGGCCAGCACGGCTGATATTGGCATTACCCCACCACTCAATGCCTTACCAAGAATGAGTATGTCGGGCCGCACCCCTTCATGATCGCAACAAAGCATTTTTCCTGTACGCCCGATCCCTGTCTGCACTTCATCGGCAATGAATAAAACATTCTTCTTCCGGCACAGCTCATAAGCCTTTTTAATATATCCTTCGTCAGGAACATATACGCCCGCCTCCCCCTGAATGGGCTCTACCAGAAATCCTGCTACATTCGGATTCTCAAGAGCTTTCTCAAGCGCCGGAATATTGTTGTAGGGTATCTTTATAAAACCGGGCGTATAGGGACCGAAACCCTTGTATGAATCCGGGTCAGTTGACATGGAAATAACCGTGATGGTGCGGCCATGGAAATTTCCCTCACATACAATAATCTGGGCTTCATTTTCCGGTATTCCCTTCTTTTCATAGGCCCATTTACGGCATAGTTTCAGGGCAGTTTCATCTCCTTCTGCACCGGTGTTCATGGGCAATACCTTGTCATATCCAAAGTACCGGGTGACAAATTCTTCATATTCCCCTAATGCACTGTTATAAAAAGCCCTTGACGTAAGTGTGAGCTTCTTGGCCTGGTTAACCAAAGCATTGATAATTTTGGGATGGCAATGCCCCTGATTTACTGCTGAATAGGCTGAAAGAAAATCAAAGTACCTTCTTCCGTCTGTATCCCATACATACACTCCTTCACCCCGGTCCAATACCACCGGCAACGGATGATAATTATGTGCTCCGTACTTGTTCTCTCTTTCAATGTAATCCTTTGCTGTCATAGTCGTGATGTTTAAAAAATTCAAACCTGTATTTAAAGCGTCAAATTTATATGTATTTTATTGAATCGCAGGAGAATTTTTATCATGTTTTTTAATTTTTTGTTCATCCGTTACGAATCGCTACCTTTGAATTGATTACAGTTACTTATGATACGAAACAGAAAATCCTGCTCCTATGCCAGTTAATGATCTGATACTCCGGCGTCATTCTGCCCTGGCCTTTTCGCCAGAACCTCTTGATGAGGAAACCCTCGGAAGTTTGTTTGAAGCGGCTCGCTGGGCACCCTCTTCATCCAACCTCCAGCCATGGCTGTTTCTATATGCTCAATCCAATCAGAATGACTTGTTTCAGGCCATTCTGTCGGCACTTAACGAAGGAAACCGCATCTGGGCAAAGAATGCCTCATTGCTGGTTGTAACATTGGCCAGAATTGTTACGGAGAAAAACACACCCAATCCTTATGCATGGCACGACTGCGGACTTGCTTTGCAGAACCTTCTCCTGCAGGCAACCTC
The DNA window shown above is from Bacteroidales bacterium and carries:
- a CDS encoding nitroreductase, whose product is MPVNDLILRRHSALAFSPEPLDEETLGSLFEAARWAPSSSNLQPWLFLYAQSNQNDLFQAILSALNEGNRIWAKNASLLVVTLARIVTEKNTPNPYAWHDCGLALQNLLLQATSLGLAAHPMAGFDRPKLVNVLQIPDFFQPVTVTAVGWPGNPDQLPEYLRQRSRNPRNRKETGEIVRNAFFK
- a CDS encoding PAS domain S-box protein; this encodes MLFQRSPVIYCEFNRFLRLSYINQEGLSFSGCRPEEHIYRLADFIGPEKSLRTPWEEDHSRKSFIEVRIQSANGNSLYLNCIWWAIEHEGKFDGIACLGFDSTRHHQMMEELQKSNSQFKEFAQLLPETVFEIDMEGNFLFLNESSYKIFGYTKDDKINAFDLIVPEDQPRLKENIKKLLSGEAIKGNSYVARRKDGSTIPVLIYSDVKYQDGKPEGFRGFVVDISAIKQAEEALLESEEKYRSLTNRLPVGIYRTSREGKLLFANRAFINMLGYDSPEEIFAHPVQDFYSEPGEREKLLQYHEPGREYYQPEIHLKRKDGTQIIVKDRGKVYKSPDGQIYYDGIIEDITEPHQLEERLKQAEKLQAIGTLAGGIAHDFNNLILGMQLYTEMALKEAGNNNKLRKNLEKILLAQERGKQLLQQIVSFTNYPDDHREDINLKEMVSNILDLIKDTIPEAIDFNAELDDCGFVNVNPVHLHQIIQNLITNAIHAMEGKGRLSIVVRCAYADETQIKSGNENHPERYAIIHVEDSGCGISEKNINRIFEPFFTTKDVGLGTGLGLYIVHNLVKKYNGEIQVKSHPGEGTIMKIFLPLANKKE
- the rocD gene encoding ornithine--oxo-acid transaminase; translation: MTAKDYIERENKYGAHNYHPLPVVLDRGEGVYVWDTDGRRYFDFLSAYSAVNQGHCHPKIINALVNQAKKLTLTSRAFYNSALGEYEEFVTRYFGYDKVLPMNTGAEGDETALKLCRKWAYEKKGIPENEAQIIVCEGNFHGRTITVISMSTDPDSYKGFGPYTPGFIKIPYNNIPALEKALENPNVAGFLVEPIQGEAGVYVPDEGYIKKAYELCRKKNVLFIADEVQTGIGRTGKMLCCDHEGVRPDILILGKALSGGVMPISAVLADDDIMLCIKPGEHGSTFGGNPLAAKVAIAALEVIRDEKLPENAARLGEIFRQELKSFRHEMVEIVRGKGLLNAIVIRPKNGKEAWDVCLALKENGLLAKPTHQHIIRFAPPLVITEEQLREALDIIKKTLLQFN
- a CDS encoding M13 family metallopeptidase, producing MRSVCHFGLILLFISLVTSCMKENKYTGIDKTDMDLSVQPGTDFYQFANGGWMQKNPLKPEYSRYGTFDKLQEENLEALRKLTEKMAKTAGSDDPVAAKIGLFLKTGMDTAAINQAGIKPLEPLLKQIEGIKSREEVKEFLISMHAHSISPLFNIFAEADSKNSRWMLAWLWQGGLGMPDRDYYLEDNVRMKEIREKYLDYITTIFTLSGKNEKEAREAARLIFDLETQLAKASMSRLAMRDPDNVYHKMSLAQLQKEVPQISWKRYFEGIGVTDPGEVNVAQPDFFKAAGELLNKVPVETWKLYFCWNVLNESAPYVSEPFEQAHFAFYGKTMSGKEEMQPRWKRVLNTASYALGEAIGEAYVKEYFPPEAKQRMLTLVENLRKALGERIQNLTWMSDTTKQKALEKLAAMKVKIGYPDKWRDYSELKVGESSYIENVIEAERFNRAYMLSKVNKPVDPMEWQMTPQTVNAYYNPSNNEIVFPAGILQPPFFSMTADDAVNYGAIGMVIGHEMTHGFDDEGRKFDKDGNLSEWWTPEDAKRFNERTEILVKQYDQYVVLDSTHANGKLTLGENIADLGGLNVAYTAFKMTEEGKSNTRIDGFTPDQRFFLGYAHVWAQNIRDQEILRRTKEDVHSLGRFRVNGPLRNMPEFYKSFDIKPGDPMYLPEEERAVIW